From the Misgurnus anguillicaudatus chromosome 17, ASM2758022v2, whole genome shotgun sequence genome, one window contains:
- the ednrbb gene encoding endothelin receptor type B, with protein MEGFECFLLFLSFGFICAQTKDPGWSTSGSPAAETSLDDTKNISSKSSNKPPGDVMSLPVCSGPVRIRDAFKYINSVVSCFVFLFGIVGNVTLLRIIKEHKCMRSGPNILIASLALGDIFHIIIALPINVYKLLAVDWPFGVVLCKLLPFIQKTSVGITVLSLCALSIDRYRVVASRSQIKGREFPKWTVFKLSLIWTISTLLAVPEAVAFDLITMDYKGQHLRICLLHPLQSSHFMQFYKAAKDWWLFGFYFILPLVCTALFYSLMVQMILRGGVKQDKHRKQRHEVARSVFCLVLVFAVCWFPLHLSRILKLTIYDELDPNRCNLLSTFLILDYIGLNTASVNSCINPLALYLVSTRFKKYFQTSLCCRSSYNRDLVREEKQSFMRSKVTDPPSDTITSVKQESASDEVHNSLLTNCFCLRS; from the exons ATGGAGGGATTTGAATGTTTTCTTCTGTTCTTGTCTTTTGGATTTATTTGTGCTCAGACCAAAGATCCCGGCTGGTCGACCTCCGGATCTCCAGCAGCTGAAACATCTCTGGACGACACCAAAAACATCTCATCAAAATCATCGAATAAACCTCCAGGTGAcgtgatgtcacttcctgtctGCTCAGGGCCTGTACGAATCAGAGATGCCTTCAAATACATCAACAGCGTGGTCTCGTGTTTCGTGTTTCTTTTTGGAATTGTCGGCAATGTGACTCTTCTGAGAATTATCAAGGAACACAAATGCATGAGAAGTGGACCCAATATTCTCATTGCCAGTCTGGCACTGGGTGACATCTTTCATATCATCATCGCTTTAcccattaatgtttataag CTGTTGGCGGTTGATTGGCCGTTCGGTGTGGTGCTCTGTAAACTCCTGCCGTTTATTCAGAAAACCTCGGTTGGAATAACAGTTCTGAGTTTGTGTGCGCTCAGTATAGACAG GTACCGTGTTGTCGCATCAAGGAGCCAAATAAAAGGTCGTGAATTTCCCAAGTGGACAGTTTTCAAGTTATCTTTAATCTGGACAATATCAACATTACTGGCTGTTCCTGAGGCCGTTGCCTTTGATTTGATCACTATGGATTACAAAGGACAACATCTGCGTATTTGTCTTCTCCATCCTCTACAATCCTCACACTTTATGCAG TTTTATAAAGCGGCTAAGGACTGGTGGCTgtttggcttttatttcatcCTGCCGTTGGTCTGCACAGCTCTCTTTTATTCACTGATGGTTCAGATGATATTAAGAGGAGGAGTGAAGCAGGACAAACACAGAAAGCAG AGACACGAGGTGGCCAGAAGTGTCTTCTGTCTGGTTCTGGTGTTTGCCGTCTGCTGGTTTCCTCTTCATCTCAGCAGAATCTTAAAGTTAACCATTTATGATGAACTCGACCCCAACAGATGCAACTTACTGAG TACTTTTCTCATCCTGGACTATATTGGTCTTAACACAGCCTCGGTGAATTCCTGCATTAACCCCTTGGCGTTATATTTGGTCAGCACACGATTCAAAAAGTACTTTCAA ACGTCTCTCTGCTGTCGGTCTTCATACAATCGTGATCTTGTTCGTGAGGAGAAACAGAGCTTTATGAGGTCAAAGGTTACAGATCCTCCATCTGACACCATCACTTCTGTCAAACAAGAGTCTGCATCTGATGAAGTACATAACTCTCTTCTTACAAACTGTTTCTGTCTTAGGTCGTAA